From one Holophagales bacterium genomic stretch:
- a CDS encoding aromatic amino acid lyase, whose amino-acid sequence MAIVLNGTSLTVPDLVRIARHGEKVELAPEALARIRACRAVLEEKIDAHEIMYGVNTGIGEFSEVVLTDEQVKEFQRYLIYNHAAGIGDPAPEEYVRGAMAGRINVHAHGNSGCRPVITQTLVEMLNRGVTPVVCQKGSVGACGDLAPMSQVALLLLGEGEATYRGERLPGKVAMEKAGIEVPGLMARDGLATINGSNLLTAMSAIHLYDIDRWLKQAEIACAMSLEALFANFKPYDVRLHQLRGFAGAVRSAASILKCVEGSDLLTGKLKTKVQDAYSMRSTPQVIGAAHDAVAFARVQIEIELNGVGDNPIFLPEERLTLTGANFQGTPVSLPMDMIGAAVTMVSVLSERRLNRLNHPALSVGLPAFLTKGAGMFSGLMLSQYTADSLIVEQRILSMPASIQSIPAAADQEDFVSMGMNTAIKNGQILDNAYGVLGIEMMAAAQALDFREFTPGRGVSAARRVVRTVVDHLDVDRPLYTDHTNMKELVRACAVLDEVEREVGPLG is encoded by the coding sequence ATGGCCATCGTCCTGAACGGCACGTCGCTGACGGTCCCGGATCTCGTCCGCATCGCGCGCCACGGAGAGAAGGTCGAGCTCGCCCCCGAGGCCCTCGCGAGGATCCGCGCCTGCCGCGCGGTCCTCGAGGAGAAGATCGACGCCCACGAGATCATGTACGGCGTCAACACGGGAATCGGGGAGTTCTCCGAGGTCGTCCTGACCGACGAGCAGGTCAAGGAGTTCCAGCGGTACCTCATCTACAACCACGCGGCCGGCATCGGCGACCCGGCGCCCGAGGAGTACGTCCGCGGCGCGATGGCGGGGCGGATCAACGTCCACGCGCACGGCAACTCCGGCTGCCGGCCCGTCATCACCCAGACGCTCGTCGAGATGCTGAACCGGGGCGTCACGCCCGTCGTCTGCCAGAAGGGCTCCGTCGGCGCCTGCGGCGACCTCGCGCCGATGTCGCAGGTCGCGCTCCTGCTGCTCGGCGAGGGGGAGGCGACGTACCGGGGCGAGCGCCTTCCCGGGAAGGTCGCGATGGAGAAGGCGGGAATCGAGGTCCCCGGCCTCATGGCCCGCGACGGTCTCGCCACGATCAACGGATCGAACCTCCTGACGGCGATGAGCGCGATCCACCTCTACGACATCGACCGCTGGCTGAAGCAGGCCGAGATCGCCTGCGCGATGTCGCTCGAGGCGCTCTTCGCGAACTTCAAGCCCTACGACGTCCGCCTGCACCAGCTGCGCGGGTTTGCCGGGGCGGTTCGCTCCGCCGCGTCGATTCTCAAGTGCGTCGAGGGCAGCGACCTGCTCACCGGCAAGCTCAAGACCAAGGTGCAGGACGCCTACTCGATGCGCTCGACGCCGCAGGTGATCGGCGCGGCGCACGACGCGGTCGCCTTCGCGCGGGTCCAGATCGAGATCGAGCTCAACGGCGTCGGCGACAACCCGATCTTCCTGCCCGAGGAACGGCTGACCCTCACCGGAGCCAACTTTCAGGGGACCCCCGTCTCGCTCCCGATGGACATGATCGGCGCCGCGGTGACGATGGTCTCGGTCCTTTCCGAGCGGCGCCTGAACCGGCTCAACCACCCGGCGCTCTCCGTCGGCCTCCCCGCCTTCCTGACGAAGGGGGCGGGTATGTTCTCGGGCCTGATGCTCAGCCAGTACACGGCCGACTCCCTCATCGTCGAGCAGAGGATCCTCTCGATGCCAGCGTCGATCCAGTCGATCCCCGCGGCGGCCGACCAGGAGGACTTCGTCTCGATGGGGATGAACACAGCCATCAAGAACGGACAGATCCTCGACAACGCATACGGCGTCCTCGGGATCGAGATGATGGCCGCGGCGCAGGCCCTCGACTTCCGCGAGTTCACGCCAGGGCGCGGCGTGTCGGCCGCGCGCCGGGTCGTGAGAACCGTCGTCGACCACCTCGACGTCGACCGTCCCCTCTACACCGACCACACCAACATGAAGGAACTCGTCCGGGCGTGCGCCGTTCTCGACGAGGTCGAGCGGGAGGTCGGGCCGCTCGGCTGA
- a CDS encoding phosphoenolpyruvate carboxylase, which translates to MKKNGPTTKPASPGPSVGGLSRRALSTPEPFVRLFARRVQQEGALDLTQGDYKNADFAPHPEVVRAAQRITRNTVHSYGPAVGRMDVRSEVADFFNRDGLLDYPASQVRFLPDEVLFTPGTRSGLAMVLEVLGADGSGVVVPRPSWEYDWYVERAGKKLVELPTSAPEFLPDPEDLDRLLSKGGISSVILNNPHNPTGRVYPRALVEDLVRVAVKHRCYVLYDSVYQRLDYVGWFVNPAFAEPEWRDWVVSLSGLSKMDMFGASTGTRACWMVISDQIRAGGVRAREILANLSAWLVATPSTLAQDWALAALQSPLAVLRRPSPYMRERRDFMAKAADELAPLGVERTDFGGTFYAPLAFPGLVGEPFDRLRGGIHERAVVKDSVDAFELLLSGGVGGIPFIAFAGSDAARYGTWQRLSYGSKDVKELSVFIDRVRARITKQGRLGSSAPAPSGAAARTSLDAIWESVCTADGYDALDGLDPKAFAAARKTFLENPRHETLRLTGTKHPDATTHRAEQLERALHAAPAGAPGRAKLALKHLEWNPLVEAKPEYEETITDLLGPCSEVLLDFEGRQISPEWLDLPERVVLALLRHGIVPGEDRHLLFRVPNPFIEQDEEKIVRILGSVARANVLFHLACEKLGVTPVQNALPEITVPQVNSIAEIGAVIKIGTLYRAAIAGLFEAADGHADVFLGKKVPEALRAALVEKISRVRLVPLCENVGALAHLPEFLEAFYLALERGRGLPGIPTAGVFRTRFDREEAVVRVFVAMSDTAEQSGKIATDAACTLALAGREEAERRLAALAKKAGEPAPRVTFLIGAGRAGFRGGFDPDHPGVVRQFSRADGVTMQGIRADAPAEAARLAAAFRAAVASGPFAPVVSSADHDALMRLLEAGVKAHTETLLRIAPLLSPFGGLVPQTRVRIRATGSVNYGRSIPTYPEEWGGGTSLPDNRDLRDAWPEGVTLPRAIVYNLGCTTLGLPAVTSDLVALDRRAAVLLERHVPGYREIVATELPCFVRESAALVFGKKLAETTARRCLRASAALWVDARTREDLVLPTCLFAMEYLRWLAEDSESWDETKEHESRTTREEELIRETSSGSFAALCAEPPGDRWTVLQGLVDAEDATRLLLARELTIEEKREFVDLRIEGWLRSLPEALARELRREWARLRELGKDDLELDTIERLVALEKLRGSRGA; encoded by the coding sequence GTGAAGAAGAACGGGCCGACGACGAAGCCCGCTTCTCCCGGTCCGTCCGTGGGCGGCCTCTCCCGGCGCGCCCTCTCGACGCCCGAGCCGTTCGTCCGCCTCTTCGCGCGGCGCGTCCAGCAGGAGGGCGCCCTCGACCTGACCCAGGGCGACTACAAGAACGCCGACTTCGCGCCCCACCCCGAGGTCGTGAGGGCCGCCCAGCGGATCACGCGGAACACGGTCCACAGCTACGGACCCGCCGTCGGCCGGATGGACGTGCGGAGCGAGGTCGCCGACTTCTTCAATCGCGACGGCCTCCTCGACTACCCCGCATCGCAGGTGCGCTTCCTCCCGGACGAGGTCCTCTTCACGCCCGGCACCCGCTCCGGCCTCGCGATGGTCCTCGAGGTCCTCGGGGCCGACGGCTCGGGCGTCGTCGTTCCGCGGCCGAGCTGGGAGTACGACTGGTACGTCGAACGCGCCGGCAAGAAGCTGGTGGAGCTCCCGACCTCCGCGCCCGAATTCCTCCCCGACCCGGAGGACCTCGACCGCCTCCTCTCGAAGGGGGGCATCTCCTCCGTCATCCTGAACAACCCGCACAACCCGACCGGTCGCGTCTACCCGCGCGCCCTCGTGGAGGACCTCGTGCGGGTCGCGGTGAAGCACCGCTGCTACGTCCTCTACGACTCCGTCTACCAGCGGCTCGACTACGTCGGCTGGTTCGTGAACCCCGCCTTCGCCGAGCCCGAGTGGCGCGACTGGGTCGTGTCGCTGTCGGGTCTCTCGAAGATGGACATGTTCGGTGCCTCGACGGGGACCCGCGCCTGCTGGATGGTCATCTCGGACCAGATCCGCGCGGGCGGCGTGAGGGCCCGCGAGATCCTCGCGAACCTCTCGGCCTGGCTCGTCGCCACGCCCTCGACGCTCGCCCAGGACTGGGCACTCGCCGCCCTGCAGAGCCCTCTGGCCGTCCTCCGGCGACCGTCCCCCTACATGCGCGAGCGCCGCGACTTCATGGCGAAGGCCGCCGACGAGCTGGCCCCGCTCGGCGTCGAGCGGACCGACTTCGGAGGCACGTTCTACGCCCCCCTCGCCTTCCCGGGCCTCGTCGGCGAGCCGTTCGACCGGCTCCGCGGCGGCATCCACGAGAGGGCCGTCGTGAAGGACTCGGTCGACGCCTTCGAGCTCCTCCTCTCCGGCGGCGTCGGCGGAATCCCGTTCATCGCCTTCGCCGGCTCCGACGCGGCCCGCTACGGGACGTGGCAGCGGCTCTCGTACGGCTCGAAGGACGTGAAGGAGCTCTCGGTCTTCATCGACCGCGTCCGCGCGCGGATCACGAAGCAGGGACGCCTCGGATCGAGCGCTCCCGCGCCGTCCGGCGCGGCCGCCCGTACGTCCCTCGACGCGATCTGGGAAAGCGTCTGTACCGCCGACGGCTACGACGCCCTCGACGGCCTCGACCCGAAGGCGTTCGCCGCGGCACGGAAGACGTTCCTCGAGAACCCGCGCCACGAGACGCTCCGCCTGACCGGGACGAAGCACCCCGACGCGACGACCCATCGCGCCGAGCAGCTCGAGAGGGCGCTCCACGCGGCCCCGGCCGGAGCGCCCGGCCGGGCGAAGCTCGCGCTGAAGCACCTCGAGTGGAACCCCCTCGTGGAGGCGAAGCCGGAATACGAGGAGACGATCACCGACCTCCTCGGACCGTGCAGCGAGGTCCTCCTCGACTTCGAGGGGCGCCAGATCAGCCCCGAATGGCTCGACCTGCCCGAGAGGGTCGTCCTCGCGCTCCTGCGCCACGGGATCGTTCCGGGCGAGGACCGCCACCTCCTCTTCCGCGTCCCGAACCCCTTCATCGAGCAGGACGAGGAGAAGATCGTCCGGATCCTCGGCTCGGTCGCCCGCGCGAACGTCCTGTTCCACCTCGCCTGCGAGAAGCTCGGGGTCACCCCCGTCCAGAACGCGCTTCCCGAGATCACCGTTCCCCAGGTGAACTCGATCGCCGAGATCGGGGCCGTCATCAAGATCGGGACGCTCTACCGGGCGGCGATCGCCGGGCTCTTCGAGGCGGCGGACGGGCACGCCGACGTCTTCCTCGGGAAGAAGGTCCCCGAGGCGCTCCGGGCCGCGCTCGTCGAGAAGATCTCCCGGGTCCGGCTCGTTCCTCTCTGCGAGAACGTCGGCGCCCTCGCGCACCTCCCCGAGTTCCTCGAGGCGTTCTATCTCGCGCTCGAGCGGGGGCGCGGCCTCCCCGGCATCCCGACGGCCGGCGTCTTCCGGACCCGCTTCGACCGCGAGGAGGCCGTCGTCCGCGTCTTCGTGGCGATGTCGGACACGGCCGAGCAGAGCGGCAAGATCGCGACGGACGCGGCCTGCACGCTCGCCCTCGCCGGGCGGGAAGAGGCCGAGCGCCGCCTCGCCGCCCTCGCGAAGAAGGCCGGGGAGCCGGCGCCGCGCGTCACCTTCCTGATCGGGGCCGGGCGCGCCGGGTTCCGGGGCGGGTTCGACCCGGATCACCCCGGCGTCGTCCGCCAGTTCTCGCGCGCCGACGGCGTCACGATGCAGGGAATCCGTGCCGACGCCCCCGCCGAGGCCGCGCGCCTCGCCGCGGCGTTCCGCGCCGCCGTCGCCTCCGGGCCCTTCGCACCCGTCGTGTCGTCCGCCGACCACGACGCGCTGATGCGGCTGCTGGAAGCGGGGGTGAAGGCGCACACCGAGACGCTCCTGCGTATCGCACCGCTCCTCTCCCCCTTCGGCGGGCTCGTCCCGCAGACGCGCGTGCGGATCCGCGCGACCGGCTCGGTGAACTACGGCCGGTCGATCCCGACCTACCCCGAGGAGTGGGGCGGCGGAACGTCCCTCCCCGACAACCGCGACCTGCGCGACGCCTGGCCCGAGGGCGTCACCCTCCCGCGCGCCATCGTCTACAACCTCGGCTGCACGACGCTCGGCCTTCCGGCCGTCACGAGCGACCTCGTCGCGCTCGACCGGCGCGCGGCGGTCCTCCTCGAGAGGCACGTCCCGGGCTACCGCGAGATCGTCGCCACCGAGCTCCCCTGCTTCGTAAGAGAGTCGGCGGCCCTCGTCTTCGGGAAGAAGCTGGCCGAAACCACGGCCCGCCGCTGCCTGCGGGCCTCGGCAGCTCTCTGGGTCGACGCGCGGACGCGCGAGGACCTCGTCCTGCCGACGTGCCTCTTCGCCATGGAGTACCTCCGCTGGCTCGCCGAGGACTCGGAGAGCTGGGACGAGACGAAGGAGCACGAGAGCCGGACGACGCGCGAGGAGGAGCTGATCCGCGAGACCTCGAGCGGCTCGTTCGCGGCGCTCTGCGCCGAGCCCCCCGGCGACCGCTGGACGGTGCTGCAGGGGCTCGTCGACGCCGAGGATGCGACCCGCCTCCTCCTCGCCCGCGAGCTGACGATCGAAGAGAAGAGGGAGTTCGTCGACCTGCGGATCGAGGGCTGGCTCCGGTCGCTCCCCGAGGCTCTCGCGCGGGAGCTGCGGCGGGAGTGGGCGCGCCTGCGGGAGCTCGGCAAGGACGACCTCGAGCTCGACACCATCGAGCGGCTCGTCGCGCTCGAGAAGCTGCGCGGGAGCCGCGGAGCGTAG
- a CDS encoding NAD(P)/FAD-dependent oxidoreductase encodes MIGTEKVLVGGQTASGETGNYDVVVIGGAIAGASTAILLRRRNPALRVLVVEKGEAFDWKVGESTVEISAYFLTRVLKLYDHLSREHLAKQAFRYWFHNEKVTRLREASEVGSTQLARTPGFQLDRAVLDEHVLKVAASEGSEVWRPAKVVDFTLEGEAGNSVTVEKADGTKVTVRAKWVVDASGRQALLARKRGGIRPVEGHPTSSIWVRYRNVKDLDGVEVVGTDPADPFVRGVIASRRLATNHFTGWGYWIWFIPLRGGETSVGLVWDTRLVQPEGATPLEKLTNFLHANPLTREMLEHAEPVEGDCRYLGTLPYFLDKFIAPGWTCVGDAGGFLDPFYSPGLDQMSFSVHMRVNLILKALAGTPAAEMEKEYAVHNKGYGRFFRYFYEAIYRDKYHLMGDYDTMTTAFLMDTALYYLVAVHPLYRRSAERLAMPPYYGDGAEVGLYPMRFYQGRLISIAKRKKALGIYGNHNAGRRPGFVGFSVRSSILVMLAHGLARWAKAEAANALTYLWKPKPIEGPQPLLPPRMARAEGPGLEAAARG; translated from the coding sequence ATGATCGGGACGGAAAAGGTCCTCGTTGGTGGACAGACCGCTTCGGGCGAGACCGGAAACTACGACGTCGTCGTCATCGGCGGCGCCATCGCCGGCGCCTCCACCGCCATCCTCCTCCGCCGCCGGAACCCGGCTCTGCGCGTCCTCGTCGTCGAGAAAGGCGAGGCGTTCGACTGGAAGGTGGGGGAGTCGACGGTCGAGATCTCGGCCTACTTCCTCACGCGGGTCCTCAAGCTCTACGACCACCTGAGCCGCGAGCACCTCGCCAAGCAGGCGTTCCGCTACTGGTTCCACAACGAGAAGGTCACGCGCCTGCGCGAGGCCTCGGAGGTGGGGTCGACGCAGCTCGCGCGGACGCCCGGTTTCCAGCTCGACCGCGCCGTCCTCGACGAGCACGTCCTGAAGGTGGCGGCCTCGGAAGGGAGCGAGGTCTGGCGGCCCGCGAAGGTCGTCGACTTCACCCTCGAGGGGGAGGCCGGGAACTCGGTCACGGTCGAGAAGGCGGACGGGACGAAGGTGACCGTCCGCGCGAAGTGGGTCGTCGACGCCTCCGGGCGGCAGGCGCTCCTGGCGAGGAAGCGCGGCGGGATCCGGCCGGTCGAGGGACACCCGACGTCGTCCATCTGGGTCCGCTATCGCAACGTGAAGGACCTCGACGGCGTCGAGGTCGTCGGAACCGACCCGGCCGACCCGTTCGTCCGCGGCGTCATCGCCTCGAGGCGCCTCGCCACGAACCACTTCACGGGCTGGGGCTACTGGATCTGGTTCATCCCGCTGCGCGGCGGGGAGACGAGCGTCGGCCTCGTCTGGGACACGCGCCTCGTCCAGCCCGAGGGGGCGACGCCGCTCGAGAAGCTGACGAACTTCCTCCACGCGAACCCGCTCACGCGCGAGATGCTCGAGCACGCCGAGCCGGTCGAAGGGGACTGCCGGTACCTCGGGACGTTGCCCTACTTCCTCGACAAGTTCATCGCGCCGGGCTGGACCTGCGTCGGCGACGCGGGCGGGTTCCTCGACCCGTTCTACTCGCCCGGCCTCGACCAGATGAGCTTCTCGGTCCACATGCGCGTGAACCTGATCCTGAAGGCGCTCGCCGGGACCCCCGCGGCGGAGATGGAGAAGGAGTACGCGGTCCACAACAAGGGGTACGGCCGGTTCTTCCGCTACTTCTACGAGGCGATCTACCGCGACAAGTACCACCTGATGGGCGACTACGACACGATGACCACGGCGTTCCTGATGGACACCGCCCTCTACTACCTCGTCGCGGTCCACCCCCTCTATCGAAGGTCGGCGGAACGGCTCGCGATGCCTCCCTACTACGGCGACGGAGCCGAGGTCGGCCTCTACCCGATGCGCTTCTACCAGGGGCGGCTCATCTCGATCGCGAAGCGGAAGAAGGCCCTCGGCATCTACGGAAACCACAACGCGGGACGGCGGCCCGGCTTCGTCGGCTTCTCGGTGAGGAGCTCGATCCTCGTCATGCTCGCGCACGGCCTCGCGCGCTGGGCGAAGGCGGAAGCCGCGAATGCGCTGACGTACCTCTGGAAGCCGAAGCCGATCGAAGGGCCGCAGCCGCTCCTCCCGCCGCGCATGGCCCGGGCGGAAGGCCCCGGCCTGGAGGCAGCGGCGCGCGGATGA
- a CDS encoding tetratricopeptide repeat protein, which produces MRRAFVPGAFALAALLGSTALATGPAGQKSVPSNTGTPAREQGGDRRSGSEWFDRGMELHEDERWDAAIDAFRKAIEAGYREEVATFNIACARARKGEKDLAFEWLDKAMQGGFDVHGHLDDSDLDGLHSDPRWTELKRKAREARAGRDLAKVRRTAERFDLLVTRTPPDGRALYDVGRDLLKYADYDRAARAFVAAAQAGVREGTSLYNAACARALASQKAEALDLLQRALDAGFDDPDHLREDDDLDGLRADPRFRQLLKDAEELTLDGFPSLGARLLRSQMVAEGGGGDDPLRELSEAPPRQRPRLVQPRVREPRRGKRPAGRPGLPKGSRPRLPEVRHDVQPRLRPRAPEGEGRGVRVARQGDRRRVRLVPPDRGRRRPLQPPPGPALREGRSESHGRFRERRTRAVSSAPDQHAAGSVVLFSSQGLSPSPRSFPLTRSMARHSVPSKPRRSRS; this is translated from the coding sequence ATGCGCCGCGCCTTCGTGCCCGGCGCTTTCGCCCTCGCCGCCCTCCTCGGATCGACGGCCCTCGCGACCGGCCCCGCAGGGCAGAAGTCCGTCCCGTCGAACACGGGAACCCCCGCCCGCGAGCAGGGCGGCGACAGGCGGAGCGGGTCGGAGTGGTTCGATCGCGGGATGGAGCTCCACGAGGACGAGCGGTGGGACGCGGCCATCGATGCGTTCCGCAAGGCGATCGAGGCCGGCTACCGCGAAGAGGTCGCCACCTTCAACATCGCCTGCGCCAGGGCCCGAAAGGGAGAGAAGGACCTCGCCTTCGAGTGGCTCGACAAGGCGATGCAGGGGGGCTTCGACGTTCACGGACACCTCGACGACTCCGACCTCGACGGGCTCCATTCCGACCCCCGCTGGACGGAGCTCAAGAGGAAGGCGCGCGAGGCACGGGCCGGCCGCGACCTGGCGAAGGTCCGCCGGACGGCCGAGCGCTTCGACCTCCTCGTCACCCGCACCCCGCCGGATGGTCGCGCCCTTTACGACGTGGGCCGGGACCTTCTCAAGTACGCCGACTACGACCGCGCGGCCCGTGCGTTCGTCGCCGCCGCCCAGGCGGGAGTCCGGGAGGGAACGTCCCTCTACAACGCGGCCTGCGCCCGGGCGCTCGCAAGCCAGAAGGCGGAGGCGCTGGACCTTCTCCAGCGCGCCCTCGACGCCGGCTTCGACGACCCCGACCACCTCCGCGAGGACGACGACCTCGACGGCCTCCGCGCCGACCCCCGTTTCCGGCAGCTCCTGAAGGACGCCGAGGAGCTCACCCTCGACGGCTTCCCGAGCCTCGGGGCCCGGCTGCTCCGGTCGCAGATGGTCGCGGAAGGGGGAGGAGGCGACGACCCGCTTCGAGAGCTATCTGAAGCGCCACCCCGGCAGCGGCCGCGGCTGGTCCAACCTCGGGTACGCGAGCCTCGCCGCGGAAAACGACCGGCAGGCCGCCCGGGCCTACCGAAAGGCTCTCGACCTCGGCTACCGGAAGTCCGCCACGATGTACAACCTCGCCTGCGCCCACGCGCGCCTGAAGGAGAAGGACGCGGCGTTCGCGTGGCTCGACAAGGCGATCGACGCAGGGTTCGCCTCGTACCGCCGGATCGAGGACGACGACGACCTCTTCAGCCTCCGCCGGGACCCGCGCTTCGGGAAGGCCGTAGCGAGAGCCATGGCCGTTTCCGAGAAAGGCGCACCCGAGCCGTAAGTTCGGCCCCCGACCAGCACGCCGCGGGAAGCGTGGTACTCTTCTCGTCGCAAGGTCTCTCTCCGTCTCCTCGCTCGTTCCCGCTTACGAGATCGATGGCGCGGCACAGCGTACCAAGCAAGCCCCGTCGGTCACGCTCTTAG
- a CDS encoding PAS domain-containing protein, with product MKEGAWVKELKAAITVCDREGVALEMNDRAAETHATDGGRELIGKSILDCHPERARALFEELLKTGALNVYTIEKDGVKKLIYQAPWYEGGEYRGIVELSLPIPFELPHFVRS from the coding sequence ATGAAAGAGGGCGCCTGGGTGAAGGAGCTGAAGGCCGCGATCACGGTCTGCGACCGCGAGGGCGTGGCCCTGGAGATGAACGACCGGGCCGCCGAGACCCACGCGACGGACGGCGGACGCGAGCTGATCGGCAAGAGCATCCTCGACTGCCACCCGGAGCGTGCGCGGGCGCTCTTCGAGGAGCTGCTGAAGACGGGCGCGCTCAACGTCTACACCATCGAAAAGGACGGCGTGAAGAAGCTCATCTACCAGGCGCCGTGGTACGAGGGCGGCGAGTACCGGGGGATCGTCGAGCTCTCGCTGCCGATTCCTTTCGAGCTGCCCCACTTCGTCCGGAGCTGA
- a CDS encoding esterase-like activity of phytase family protein — protein MNRPTALDVTLVLAVTAASAARGAEPQARLVARSVLPAATVRAGSPPSGAFLSAPERATAASNGVRGLAEGPYLATQPVQGFSSMVPGELGTWWALADNGYAWRPNSADFQLVFYRVDPRWNDPAGPRIEGTVVLHDPDRRLSWTIACDPKRGTPLPGISFNSLPPTPAACGTDPSTRVLTGFDLDPESFVRAPDGTFWVSEEFGPFLLHVAADGRVLEAPIELPGVRSPQNPFLKIADREHAERPNLAASRGPEGLAISPDGGTLYALLEGAVIGDDPRDLRIYVYDVAMRAFVPGFLRVRLEMPSQAVNLAALVDASGSRVYPDAAAPAAGPVSIGELKAVNGRQLLMIERDNHGDDLMAPRFKKVFLLDLSAAASSDGYVGKTLLVDLLAIPDPSGAGSDGDFFRLPFYTIESVHVVDRQTLLVASDNNFPFSNGRARSRSQDRRGPLAADDTEMILVRLGTPLDADPRLFPPAAR, from the coding sequence GTGAATCGTCCGACCGCTCTCGACGTCACCCTCGTTCTCGCCGTCACGGCAGCCTCCGCGGCCCGCGGCGCCGAGCCGCAGGCGCGCCTCGTCGCCCGGAGCGTCCTACCCGCGGCAACGGTCCGCGCCGGCTCGCCGCCCTCGGGGGCGTTCCTTTCCGCACCCGAGCGCGCGACCGCGGCCTCCAACGGCGTGCGCGGGCTGGCCGAGGGACCTTACCTCGCCACCCAACCGGTCCAGGGCTTCTCGAGCATGGTACCCGGCGAGCTCGGAACCTGGTGGGCGCTCGCCGACAACGGGTACGCCTGGCGGCCGAACTCGGCCGACTTCCAGCTCGTCTTCTACCGGGTCGATCCCCGCTGGAACGACCCGGCCGGCCCCCGGATCGAAGGGACGGTCGTCCTCCACGACCCCGACCGCCGTCTCTCCTGGACGATCGCGTGCGACCCGAAGCGGGGGACTCCACTCCCCGGCATCTCGTTCAACTCTCTCCCGCCCACACCGGCGGCATGCGGGACCGATCCGTCGACGAGAGTCTTGACGGGCTTTGACCTCGACCCGGAATCGTTCGTCCGCGCGCCCGACGGGACCTTCTGGGTGAGCGAAGAGTTCGGCCCTTTTCTCCTCCACGTCGCGGCGGACGGACGCGTCCTCGAGGCGCCGATCGAGCTTCCAGGGGTGAGGTCGCCGCAGAACCCGTTCCTTAAGATCGCAGACCGCGAGCACGCCGAGCGCCCGAACCTCGCCGCGAGCCGAGGCCCCGAGGGCCTCGCCATCAGCCCCGACGGCGGCACGCTCTACGCGCTCCTCGAGGGCGCCGTGATCGGAGACGATCCCCGCGATCTCCGGATCTACGTCTACGACGTCGCGATGCGCGCCTTCGTGCCCGGCTTCCTTCGCGTGCGCCTCGAGATGCCGAGCCAGGCCGTGAACCTTGCGGCCCTCGTCGACGCCTCGGGCTCCCGCGTCTACCCGGACGCCGCCGCCCCGGCCGCCGGGCCGGTCTCGATCGGCGAGCTGAAGGCGGTGAACGGACGCCAGCTCCTCATGATCGAGCGCGACAACCATGGCGACGACCTCATGGCGCCGCGGTTCAAGAAGGTCTTCCTCCTCGACCTGTCGGCGGCGGCATCCAGTGATGGGTACGTCGGGAAGACGCTCCTCGTCGACCTCCTCGCGATTCCGGATCCGTCGGGCGCCGGGAGCGACGGCGACTTCTTCCGCCTCCCGTTCTACACGATCGAGTCCGTCCACGTCGTCGACCGCCAGACGCTCCTCGTCGCCTCCGACAACAACTTCCCCTTCTCGAACGGACGCGCGCGCAGCCGGAGCCAGGACCGTCGTGGTCCGCTCGCCGCGGACGACACCGAGATGATCCTCGTGAGGCTCGGGACGCCGCTCGACGCGGACCCGCGCCTCTTCCCTCCCGCCGCAAGGTAG
- a CDS encoding RNA-binding protein produces MKLYVGNLSYNTTDSTLNDLFAPYGQVESARVITDRDTGSSKGFGFVEMSNSDAQKAMGALNGREIDGRAIRVNEAKPQESRTGGGGGGRGRY; encoded by the coding sequence ATGAAGCTTTACGTTGGAAACCTCTCCTACAACACCACCGACTCCACGCTCAACGACCTCTTCGCCCCGTACGGCCAGGTCGAGTCCGCCCGCGTCATCACGGACCGCGACACCGGCTCCTCGAAGGGCTTCGGCTTCGTCGAGATGTCGAACTCCGACGCGCAGAAGGCGATGGGCGCCCTCAACGGCCGCGAGATCGACGGCCGCGCCATCCGCGTGAACGAGGCCAAGCCGCAGGAGAGCCGGACCGGCGGCGGCGGCGGCGGACGCGGCCGCTACTAG